The following proteins come from a genomic window of Actinomarinicola tropica:
- a CDS encoding DUF3427 domain-containing protein, whose protein sequence is MEGAGPDDLQPGLYDTVLSESLAEQIDGLDARRLRAQLAGVEPAELPDRIAEIIAGWARDVVEAASSADRHDTAVALASSVLDLLVERHGAAADDRSRLKPGLQRLLAVEPLAPTGEPVSIPRPLTPLRDTVLMTNARDQPTVGREIVAEIESADRIDLVLAFIRWTGVRDLLPSLRRHTGAGKPLRVITTTYTGSTELRALQALADVGAEVKVSYDTASTRLHAKAWCFHRATGFSTVYIGSSNLTFSAQVTGREWNVRASERRNSDLIETFDRVFETYWADPHFEPFDAAQFAEATAREVDDSIATPFTIEPYPFQRQILEQLEVERRRGRNHNLIVAATGTGKTVVAALDYRRLRSRLDRSRLLFVAHRKEILENSRTTFRHVLQDGSFGELWVGGQKPQHWDHVFASIQSLSAGDLEALDPEQFDVVIVDEFHHAAATTYSTLLDHLGPAHLLGLTATPERTDALDILRWFDGRMAVELRLWDALEQDLLSPFHYYGIHDGTDLRHVTWRRGRGYDTAELTNVYTGDDLWVGKVLAAVRDKVGDPQSMRALGFGVSIAHCEFLADRFNRAGITARAVSANSPTSERDDALRALASGDVQILFSVDLFNEGIDVPAIDVVLMLRPTESATVFLQQLGRGLRRSHGKDVLTVLDFVGHQTKTFRFDLRYRRMLGRTRREIERDVDEDFPYLPAGCQVKLDPVAKKIVLDNIRTALPTRWPERVRELRELGDVPLSTYLHETGLELDDVYQGDRSFTEMRRAAGLLATPASGGEGRLSRGVGRLLHVDDLDRIETYGALLSGQEPVSEPDLDERQIRQLNGLLLTLLGPKKGEFSSLDGAARHLWSHDAIRAELLQLLPLLDGQVRHLHAPLGVLQPVPLQLHATYTLKEAMAGFGAATVPAPNDIREGVFWHEPSQTDLFFITLEKTEKHYSPTTRYRDYAISDRLFHWESQSTTSEASTPGQRYINQEARGTNVVLFVRSSRKDVQGRTRPYFCAGRARYVEHRSERPMQITWELHDPLPGDVFSAFRAAVA, encoded by the coding sequence ATGGAGGGAGCGGGGCCGGACGATCTACAGCCAGGGCTGTACGACACGGTTCTCAGTGAGTCGCTCGCTGAGCAGATCGATGGCCTCGACGCCCGGCGACTACGCGCGCAGCTCGCCGGGGTAGAGCCAGCCGAACTACCCGACCGGATCGCGGAGATCATCGCCGGATGGGCCCGGGATGTGGTCGAGGCCGCCTCGTCGGCGGACCGTCACGACACGGCGGTTGCACTGGCCAGCAGCGTGCTGGATCTGCTCGTCGAGCGCCACGGGGCCGCTGCCGATGATCGGTCGCGGCTGAAGCCCGGCCTGCAGCGCCTCCTCGCCGTCGAACCGTTGGCGCCCACCGGCGAGCCCGTGTCCATCCCGCGCCCACTCACGCCGCTGCGCGACACCGTGTTGATGACGAACGCCCGTGACCAACCGACCGTCGGTCGGGAGATCGTGGCGGAGATCGAGTCAGCCGATCGCATCGACCTCGTACTGGCCTTCATCCGCTGGACAGGTGTGCGTGACCTACTGCCATCACTCCGTCGGCACACAGGTGCCGGCAAGCCGTTGCGGGTGATCACCACCACCTACACCGGCAGCACCGAGTTACGGGCGCTCCAGGCGCTCGCCGACGTCGGCGCCGAGGTGAAGGTCTCCTACGACACAGCCAGCACGCGGCTCCACGCCAAGGCGTGGTGCTTCCACCGGGCCACCGGGTTCTCCACGGTCTACATCGGATCGTCCAACCTCACGTTCTCGGCGCAGGTCACCGGACGGGAGTGGAACGTCCGGGCCTCCGAGCGCCGCAACTCCGACCTGATCGAGACCTTCGACAGGGTCTTCGAGACCTACTGGGCCGATCCGCACTTCGAGCCCTTCGACGCTGCGCAGTTCGCCGAGGCTACCGCTCGGGAAGTCGACGATTCGATCGCCACGCCCTTCACCATCGAGCCCTACCCGTTCCAGCGTCAGATCCTCGAGCAACTCGAAGTGGAACGCCGCCGTGGCCGGAACCACAACCTTATCGTCGCCGCCACGGGCACAGGCAAGACCGTGGTCGCCGCCCTCGACTACAGGCGGCTCCGAAGCCGGCTCGACCGGTCCCGGCTCCTGTTCGTCGCCCATCGCAAGGAAATCCTGGAGAACTCGCGGACCACGTTCCGCCATGTGCTGCAGGACGGAAGCTTCGGCGAGCTCTGGGTCGGCGGCCAGAAGCCACAGCACTGGGACCACGTCTTCGCTTCGATCCAGTCACTGTCCGCTGGTGACCTCGAAGCGCTCGACCCCGAGCAGTTCGACGTGGTGATCGTGGACGAGTTCCACCACGCCGCCGCGACCACCTACTCGACGCTGCTCGACCACCTCGGGCCGGCGCATCTCCTCGGTCTGACCGCGACGCCCGAGCGGACCGATGCCCTCGACATCCTCCGGTGGTTCGACGGTCGCATGGCCGTCGAACTGCGACTGTGGGACGCCCTGGAGCAGGACCTGCTCTCGCCGTTCCACTACTACGGCATCCACGACGGCACCGACCTCCGCCACGTCACCTGGCGGCGAGGCCGCGGCTACGACACCGCCGAGCTGACCAACGTCTACACCGGCGACGACCTGTGGGTCGGCAAGGTCCTCGCTGCAGTCCGCGACAAGGTGGGCGACCCTCAGTCCATGCGGGCCCTCGGCTTCGGCGTGAGCATCGCCCACTGCGAGTTCCTCGCCGATCGCTTCAACCGAGCCGGCATCACCGCCCGCGCCGTATCTGCCAACAGCCCCACCAGCGAACGCGACGATGCCCTCCGGGCACTCGCGTCGGGCGATGTCCAGATCCTGTTCTCGGTCGACCTGTTCAACGAGGGCATCGACGTCCCCGCCATTGACGTCGTGCTCATGCTCCGACCCACCGAGAGCGCGACCGTGTTTCTCCAACAGCTCGGTCGCGGCCTACGACGCAGCCACGGCAAGGACGTCCTCACCGTCCTCGACTTCGTCGGCCACCAGACCAAGACGTTCCGCTTCGACCTTCGCTACCGCCGCATGCTCGGCCGGACCCGTCGAGAGATCGAGCGCGACGTCGACGAGGACTTCCCCTACCTCCCCGCCGGCTGCCAGGTGAAGCTCGACCCCGTTGCCAAGAAGATCGTCCTCGACAACATCCGCACCGCCCTCCCCACCCGATGGCCCGAACGAGTACGCGAGCTACGGGAACTCGGTGATGTACCCCTCTCGACCTACCTCCACGAGACGGGCCTCGAGCTCGACGACGTCTACCAGGGCGACCGCTCCTTCACCGAGATGCGCCGAGCCGCAGGGCTTCTTGCGACTCCTGCGTCTGGCGGCGAGGGCCGCCTCAGCCGGGGCGTAGGACGGCTGCTGCACGTGGACGACCTGGACCGAATCGAGACATACGGAGCGCTGCTCAGCGGCCAGGAGCCGGTCAGCGAGCCCGACCTCGATGAACGGCAGATCCGGCAACTCAACGGCTTGCTGCTGACCTTGCTCGGTCCCAAGAAGGGCGAGTTCTCGTCCCTCGACGGCGCCGCCCGGCACCTCTGGTCACACGACGCCATTCGCGCCGAACTGCTACAGCTGCTGCCACTCCTCGATGGCCAGGTGCGCCATCTGCACGCGCCGCTTGGGGTCCTGCAACCGGTGCCGCTCCAACTCCATGCCACCTACACGCTCAAGGAGGCCATGGCAGGGTTCGGCGCCGCGACGGTGCCCGCTCCGAACGACATCCGTGAGGGCGTCTTCTGGCACGAGCCCAGCCAGACGGACCTCTTCTTCATCACGCTGGAGAAGACCGAGAAGCACTACTCACCAACCACCCGCTACCGGGACTACGCCATCAGCGACCGGCTGTTCCATTGGGAATCGCAGTCAACCACTTCAGAGGCGAGTACCCCAGGCCAGCGCTACATCAACCAAGAGGCGCGGGGCACGAACGTGGTGCTGTTCGTCCGCTCCAGCCGCAAAGACGTCCAGGGGCGCACGCGGCCGTATTTCTGCGCTGGTCGAGCGCGCTACGTCGAGCACCGATCGGAACGTCCGATGCAGATCACCTGGGAGTTGCATGACCCACTCCCTGGTGACGTCTTCAGCGCCTTTCGTGCCGCCGTCGCCTGA
- a CDS encoding ATP-dependent DNA helicase, producing the protein MAPGRDHPRDRRRPADPTRWDRWRDRRARPAPRVARRGRAQRRHLADRPRPRSRPRRRTAGHRGSARPDPHHPSILDEEEHILDLTQRWAVEGGSDVHDLDGGDALSAVQQHAAGVVAGERRLVLVVGPAGTGKTTAMRPAVAHLQDRGRPCFGVAPSAAAAEVLAVDTGIDADTLDKLLVEHRLDRPPQHRYDLPVGTTVVVDEAAMVPTPRLAELIDLADRRDWRLALVGDPMQFSAVGRSGMFGYLVDTIGAVELDRVHRFDASWERDASLRLRRGDTDVVALYDHHDRLHGGTGRQMAKATVAAWRRATEAGETAAMMAPTRAGVDVLNELAQHERIATGEIDLRSRSVKVGTSRAFAGDLVATRRNDRTLLTDQAHMVKNRDHWAVEAVHDDGGLTVAGRTGRVALPADYVAAHVELAYAETSHATQGRTVDRSFLFLDGPTGTSGIYVPLTRGRTTNEAFVVLNDERTAAEVIAEAVARTWIDQPANALRLDRPKSRASRGDGHRDNAIRPRHAIPSAPLPERELRALVGRAASHCASAERISWRLRDHDRALADLAGRKEVLRDQIRRARACLADATRTLGEHDRPLHRRHHRSAIENAKREVRVLPGQIDEMETELSELPNEVEAARSAREQTVRLDGAVRRGEPERVEQAIEADARARGMSAADQPTPLLVARLGPVPNDPAARERWVAAAGRVAQHRALWDLPETTLVGSLPLVGQADHEVTYYAANRAIAALGEVVELPRRSLDRDAPGLSL; encoded by the coding sequence GTGGCGCCCGGCCGAGATCACCCGCGAGATCGCCGCCGCCCTGCCGACCCGACTCGGTGGGACCGCTGGCGAGATCGTCGAGCGCGCCCAGCGCCTCGCGTCGCACGTCGAGGACGCGCTCAGCGTCGACATCTCGCAGACCGTCCCCGACCACGTTCCCGTCCGCGACGACGGACGGCCGGTCACCGAGGGAGCGCTCGACCGGATCCTCACCACCCCTCCATCCTCGACGAGGAGGAGCACATCCTCGACCTCACCCAGCGGTGGGCGGTGGAGGGCGGCAGTGACGTCCACGACCTCGACGGCGGCGACGCGCTGTCCGCAGTCCAGCAGCACGCGGCTGGGGTGGTGGCGGGGGAGCGGCGCCTGGTCCTGGTCGTCGGTCCGGCCGGCACCGGCAAGACCACTGCCATGCGCCCCGCTGTCGCTCACCTCCAGGACCGGGGCCGGCCGTGCTTCGGGGTCGCACCATCCGCGGCAGCGGCCGAGGTGCTCGCAGTCGACACCGGGATCGACGCCGACACCCTCGACAAGCTGCTCGTTGAGCACCGCCTCGACCGCCCACCCCAGCACCGCTACGACCTCCCTGTTGGCACCACGGTCGTCGTCGACGAGGCCGCGATGGTGCCCACACCGCGTCTGGCCGAGCTGATCGACCTGGCCGACCGCCGCGACTGGCGACTCGCCCTCGTCGGCGATCCGATGCAGTTCTCCGCCGTCGGCCGCTCCGGAATGTTCGGCTACCTGGTCGACACCATCGGCGCCGTCGAACTCGACCGGGTCCACCGCTTCGACGCGTCCTGGGAACGAGACGCCAGCCTCCGCCTCCGCCGCGGGGACACCGACGTCGTCGCCCTCTACGACCACCACGACCGCCTCCACGGCGGCACCGGCCGCCAGATGGCCAAGGCCACCGTCGCAGCTTGGCGACGCGCCACGGAGGCCGGCGAGACCGCGGCGATGATGGCCCCCACCCGGGCCGGCGTCGACGTGCTCAACGAGCTGGCTCAGCACGAGCGGATCGCTACCGGTGAGATCGACCTCCGCAGCCGCTCGGTGAAGGTCGGCACCAGTCGGGCGTTCGCCGGTGACCTGGTCGCCACCCGTCGCAACGACCGGACATTGCTCACCGACCAGGCCCACATGGTCAAGAACCGCGACCACTGGGCCGTCGAGGCCGTCCACGACGACGGCGGTCTCACCGTCGCCGGTCGCACCGGCCGGGTCGCCCTACCCGCTGACTACGTCGCCGCTCACGTCGAGCTGGCCTACGCCGAGACCAGCCACGCCACCCAGGGCCGCACCGTCGACCGCAGCTTCCTGTTCCTCGACGGACCCACCGGCACCAGCGGCATCTACGTCCCGCTCACCCGTGGCCGCACTACGAACGAGGCCTTCGTCGTGCTGAACGACGAGCGCACCGCCGCCGAGGTCATTGCCGAAGCCGTCGCCCGGACCTGGATCGACCAGCCCGCGAACGCGCTGCGCCTCGACCGACCCAAGTCGCGGGCCAGCCGCGGCGACGGCCACCGGGACAACGCGATTCGACCGCGGCATGCCATCCCGTCGGCGCCGCTCCCCGAGCGAGAGCTACGAGCTCTCGTCGGTCGAGCAGCGTCTCATTGCGCATCGGCCGAGCGGATCAGTTGGCGACTCCGCGACCACGACCGAGCGCTCGCTGACCTCGCCGGTCGCAAGGAGGTACTGCGCGACCAGATCCGGCGTGCCCGAGCCTGTCTCGCCGATGCGACACGGACACTCGGCGAGCACGACCGCCCCCTCCACCGTCGACACCATCGCTCGGCGATCGAGAACGCGAAGCGCGAGGTCCGGGTGCTACCGGGACAGATCGACGAGATGGAGACCGAGCTCAGCGAGCTGCCCAACGAGGTCGAGGCCGCTCGTTCCGCTCGTGAGCAGACCGTTCGTCTCGACGGGGCGGTACGGCGTGGCGAACCCGAGCGCGTCGAGCAGGCGATCGAGGCCGACGCCCGCGCCCGAGGCATGTCGGCCGCAGACCAGCCGACGCCGCTCCTCGTCGCCCGCCTCGGTCCCGTACCCAATGATCCGGCTGCACGCGAGCGATGGGTCGCGGCCGCAGGGCGCGTCGCCCAACACCGTGCCCTCTGGGATCTCCCCGAGACCACGCTCGTCGGATCGCTCCCGCTGGTCGGCCAGGCCGACCACGAGGTCACCTACTACGCCGCCAACCGAGCGATCGCCGCGCTCGGGGAGGTCGTCGAGCTGCCACGACGGAGCCTCGATCGTGACGCTCCAGGCCTCTCGCTGTGA
- a CDS encoding tyrosine-type recombinase/integrase encodes MAASRNNVRKRGSTWTYYLYVTDGAGERRQKSKGGFATRKEAETARVEALAALSNGNWVQPDRLTVAEFLTDEWLPTQRPPTLEESTYASYARNIRLHVVPYVGAIRLQQLTPMDLNALYRTLLDSGRRPPGSPVRRHDPAVLDLIARLKGEGHTWQQVADTVAEQFPGLAGITRHAVASAHRRAQEPKPAPKDPGLSNRMVRYVHTIIHAALRDALRWNRVTRNVAAVATPPPQASTRRGRHTTWTGEQLGRFLDFVSDSPYLPAWLFLATCGSRRGEVLG; translated from the coding sequence ATGGCCGCGAGCCGCAACAACGTCCGCAAGCGCGGATCGACCTGGACCTACTACCTCTACGTCACCGACGGCGCCGGCGAGCGTCGGCAGAAGTCCAAGGGCGGGTTCGCCACCCGCAAGGAGGCGGAGACTGCCAGGGTCGAAGCCCTCGCTGCGCTCTCGAACGGCAACTGGGTGCAGCCCGACCGGCTCACCGTCGCCGAGTTTCTCACCGACGAGTGGCTACCGACCCAGCGCCCGCCGACCCTCGAGGAGAGCACCTACGCCAGCTACGCCCGGAACATCCGGCTCCACGTCGTCCCCTACGTCGGCGCCATCCGGCTCCAGCAGCTCACGCCGATGGACCTCAACGCCCTCTACCGGACGCTCCTCGACTCCGGCCGGCGACCGCCGGGCTCACCGGTCCGGCGGCACGATCCCGCCGTGCTCGACCTCATCGCCCGACTCAAGGGGGAGGGCCACACGTGGCAACAGGTGGCCGACACCGTCGCTGAGCAGTTCCCCGGCCTCGCTGGAATCACCCGCCACGCCGTCGCCTCGGCTCACCGTCGAGCCCAGGAGCCGAAGCCCGCTCCGAAGGATCCCGGGCTGAGCAACCGGATGGTCCGCTACGTCCACACGATCATCCACGCTGCACTGCGCGACGCCCTGCGCTGGAACCGCGTCACCCGCAACGTCGCTGCGGTGGCCACTCCCCCGCCGCAGGCATCGACCCGACGGGGTCGCCACACGACATGGACCGGCGAGCAGCTCGGCCGGTTCCTCGACTTCGTCTCCGACAGCCCCTACCTGCCGGCGTGGCTGTTCCTGGCCACCTGCGGCTCACGCCGCGGCGAGGTCCTCGGCTGA
- a CDS encoding tyrosine-type recombinase/integrase codes for MAVPGHLRLTPRRGPRLKWDDVDLDAATAIISRQVAMVDHRIVVKDLPKTKGGHTISLDPGTVEMLANYRERQAAIKRLLGGGYRDDGWIFTRPDGTPIHPERFSREFLRKQEAYNKAHPDEPLPRLKLHGLRHTWATLALEEGSDIHVVSDRLDHSSTHITSQIYTHVTRPMQSDAADRVAARIFGR; via the coding sequence GTGGCTGTTCCTGGCCACCTGCGGCTCACGCCGCGGCGAGGTCCTCGGCTGAAGTGGGACGACGTCGACCTCGATGCGGCCACGGCGATCATCTCCCGCCAGGTGGCCATGGTCGACCATCGCATCGTGGTGAAGGACCTCCCGAAGACGAAGGGCGGTCACACGATCTCGCTCGACCCGGGCACCGTCGAGATGCTCGCCAACTACCGCGAGCGCCAGGCGGCGATCAAGCGCCTCCTCGGCGGCGGCTACCGCGACGACGGCTGGATCTTCACTCGCCCCGACGGCACGCCGATCCACCCCGAGCGGTTCAGCCGCGAGTTCCTCCGCAAGCAGGAGGCCTACAACAAGGCCCACCCCGACGAGCCGCTCCCGCGGCTAAAGCTCCACGGCCTCCGCCACACGTGGGCAACCCTCGCCCTGGAGGAGGGTAGCGACATCCACGTCGTGAGCGACCGCCTCGACCACAGCAGCACCCACATCACGAGCCAGATCTACACGCACGTGACGAGGCCGATGCAGTCGGACGCGGCCGACCGCGTCGCGGCAAGGATCTTTGGTCGATGA
- a CDS encoding UvrD-helicase domain-containing protein, which produces MPNAGKPDWYVSHPIAETLLTAPPGCGKTEGIARWLRVLVERGELLPPRRALGLTFSNKAKANLRSRLRRELGPRWWRWATVTNFHGWAFHLHQHHCTSIGLDPLEIAPQRGWQATTTRAICREYECEEEELQRVLRSCKLGAYDDDTVIERLDDYGMGAALAYEQRIREAGRRDFNDLIRLGLLVLGEPRVVSLYRERFAVVVVDEVQDLSLAQFDLASPIAPGRTLWAGDAAQGIYGFAGAQPDLVVERIRGRDACEIELTASYRSSPPVLRAVSALSKALGGQDVRAASEDEWEGRGRLVSLRTKDARQEADWVAATVEDWMDEDPALSVGVIARAKGRRKWVDEEIQRRGLLAEIWDFPAHRPSIVELLVRHLPLVDPALDRGEAVEDLYLRCYVDIDDLDLDSQDELNEVFDTIGELVVEMSLADIVSGIRISSSPEDPVGPGLHLLNGHVGKGQQFDRVIIVGLEEAFLPHYRAMKSGRAEDLDAELAVLHVMASRAREQLVVATCELVPNWQGENRRRDPSRWFGLIEAEVDQVIDAR; this is translated from the coding sequence ATGCCTAACGCAGGGAAGCCGGATTGGTACGTCAGCCACCCCATCGCTGAGACCCTGTTGACCGCGCCGCCGGGCTGCGGAAAGACCGAGGGCATTGCGCGATGGCTCCGAGTGCTGGTCGAGCGCGGTGAACTGCTGCCTCCGCGCCGGGCGCTCGGCCTGACATTCTCCAACAAGGCAAAGGCCAACCTCCGATCCCGGCTCCGGCGGGAGCTAGGACCGCGGTGGTGGCGATGGGCCACGGTCACGAACTTCCACGGTTGGGCCTTTCACCTCCACCAGCACCACTGCACATCGATCGGCCTCGACCCGCTAGAAATCGCGCCGCAGCGCGGCTGGCAGGCGACGACCACAAGGGCGATCTGCCGCGAGTACGAATGCGAAGAGGAAGAGCTCCAGCGGGTACTGCGCTCCTGCAAACTCGGTGCCTACGACGATGACACGGTGATCGAGAGGCTCGACGACTACGGCATGGGCGCGGCGCTCGCGTACGAGCAACGCATCCGCGAGGCAGGCCGGCGTGACTTCAACGACCTGATCCGACTCGGGCTGCTCGTCCTGGGGGAGCCCCGCGTTGTGTCCCTCTACCGCGAGCGATTCGCGGTGGTGGTAGTCGACGAGGTCCAGGACCTGTCCTTGGCCCAGTTCGACCTTGCGTCACCGATTGCGCCTGGCCGGACACTGTGGGCCGGCGACGCGGCGCAGGGGATCTATGGCTTCGCCGGTGCCCAACCAGACCTCGTCGTCGAGCGAATACGCGGGCGTGACGCTTGTGAGATCGAGCTGACAGCCTCGTACCGGTCGAGCCCACCGGTGCTCCGTGCTGTGAGCGCTCTCAGCAAGGCCCTCGGTGGGCAGGACGTGCGTGCCGCGTCCGAGGACGAATGGGAAGGGCGCGGGCGCCTGGTCTCCCTTCGGACCAAGGATGCTCGCCAGGAGGCCGATTGGGTCGCGGCCACCGTCGAGGACTGGATGGATGAGGACCCAGCACTGAGCGTCGGCGTGATTGCGCGGGCCAAGGGACGGCGCAAGTGGGTGGATGAGGAGATCCAGCGGAGGGGACTTCTCGCCGAGATTTGGGACTTCCCTGCGCACAGGCCGTCAATCGTCGAGCTGCTCGTTCGGCACCTTCCCTTGGTTGATCCCGCTCTCGACAGAGGTGAGGCAGTCGAGGACCTCTACCTTCGCTGCTACGTCGACATCGACGACTTGGACCTCGACTCGCAGGATGAGCTGAACGAGGTATTCGACACGATTGGTGAGCTCGTCGTTGAGATGTCCCTTGCCGACATTGTCAGCGGGATCCGCATCTCATCGAGCCCGGAGGACCCAGTCGGTCCTGGGCTGCACCTGCTGAACGGCCACGTCGGTAAGGGTCAGCAGTTCGATCGCGTGATCATCGTCGGTCTGGAGGAAGCGTTCCTTCCTCACTACCGAGCGATGAAGTCCGGACGTGCCGAAGACCTCGACGCGGAGCTCGCCGTGTTGCACGTGATGGCCTCGCGAGCGCGAGAGCAGCTCGTCGTCGCCACCTGCGAACTCGTCCCCAACTGGCAAGGCGAGAACCGCCGACGCGACCCAAGCCGGTGGTTCGGGCTCATCGAGGCTGAGGTAGACCAAGTGATCGACGCCCGCTGA
- a CDS encoding ATP-dependent nuclease, producing MRIKSIKVANHRAVPDLDIEVHNHLVLVGPNECGKTSLLGLLDAVLSGSQAQLYGSLDLEVLRDASLPAEVTVVFVEFSTDEQAAFADQILVPSDPEEDPTLTLRLVVRAEPGSEEVVIERGFLKPGLPLRATYEQLQWIGWAYLPAGRSPDRELGPNRRSAVRVLLGGIDLGDSEEEIRDAVTALHGVIDSADALGSLRGEIAQALAGLLPRSVAEEDVVLRLPNADEVDPLADVDLHLQDADGRKRSLRQQSDGVRAMSTVAVQLLTRGTASIIAVDEPEIHLHPRAQAQLARRLNGAAGQRVVATHSPAVLERFSPLDVVAFVPGRAPRQLESHPFADEPKLAEHWWTAATLEPVTSRAAILVEGIADRVLIEAVARACGYDLDRLGIFVMELGGSGAFGPSIRLFGTDGFGVPLAGLVDEAEAGDVASALGVAEADIASHRFQVARPDLEGECVAGLGVGDHLALLVESGHYEEEHVVKGCGASSASLIDPDDYLAWCGRKRNKVRVAVALAAALTEPAARSLRPLLQVIEDAVEAAQNA from the coding sequence GTGCGGATCAAGAGCATCAAGGTTGCCAACCATCGGGCGGTTCCTGACCTCGACATCGAGGTACACAACCACCTCGTGCTCGTCGGACCGAACGAGTGCGGCAAGACCTCGCTGCTCGGATTGCTCGACGCCGTCCTCTCCGGCTCCCAAGCACAGCTCTACGGGTCCCTCGATCTCGAGGTACTGCGAGACGCATCGCTGCCGGCCGAGGTGACGGTCGTGTTTGTCGAGTTCAGCACCGATGAGCAGGCCGCGTTTGCAGATCAGATCCTGGTTCCGAGCGACCCCGAAGAGGACCCGACCCTGACGCTTCGTCTCGTCGTGCGTGCCGAACCAGGGAGCGAGGAGGTGGTCATCGAACGCGGGTTCCTCAAGCCCGGCCTGCCACTCAGGGCAACGTACGAGCAGCTCCAGTGGATCGGATGGGCGTATCTTCCCGCCGGCCGTTCGCCTGATCGCGAGCTGGGTCCCAACCGGCGATCAGCCGTCCGGGTGCTCCTCGGCGGGATCGACCTCGGTGACTCGGAGGAGGAGATCCGCGATGCCGTGACAGCGTTGCACGGCGTCATTGACTCAGCCGACGCGCTCGGCTCCCTTCGGGGGGAGATCGCCCAGGCCCTTGCCGGGCTCCTCCCGCGATCGGTCGCCGAAGAGGACGTTGTGCTCCGACTCCCGAATGCCGACGAGGTGGACCCGCTGGCTGACGTCGACCTGCACCTGCAGGACGCGGATGGTCGCAAGCGGTCACTCCGTCAGCAGAGCGACGGCGTGCGCGCCATGTCAACGGTCGCGGTCCAGCTCCTGACGAGAGGGACCGCATCGATCATCGCTGTCGACGAACCGGAGATTCACCTCCACCCGCGAGCACAGGCGCAGCTTGCGCGTCGGCTAAACGGCGCCGCGGGCCAGCGAGTCGTAGCCACGCACTCGCCAGCCGTCCTCGAGCGATTCTCTCCGCTCGACGTCGTGGCCTTCGTGCCGGGACGTGCTCCGCGACAGCTTGAGAGCCATCCCTTCGCCGACGAGCCAAAGCTGGCCGAGCACTGGTGGACCGCCGCAACCCTTGAGCCCGTGACAAGCAGGGCGGCCATCCTCGTTGAGGGGATCGCGGACCGAGTGCTGATCGAAGCAGTCGCGAGGGCGTGTGGGTACGACCTCGACCGGCTCGGGATCTTCGTCATGGAGCTCGGGGGGTCTGGTGCATTCGGGCCGTCGATCCGCCTCTTCGGGACCGATGGTTTCGGCGTGCCCTTGGCCGGATTGGTCGACGAGGCAGAGGCCGGCGACGTGGCGTCAGCATTGGGCGTCGCTGAGGCCGACATCGCATCGCACCGCTTCCAGGTCGCCAGACCTGATCTAGAGGGGGAATGCGTTGCGGGCCTCGGGGTCGGTGACCATCTCGCACTGCTGGTGGAGTCCGGTCACTACGAGGAGGAGCACGTCGTGAAGGGGTGCGGCGCGAGCTCTGCTTCGCTAATCGATCCCGACGACTATCTGGCCTGGTGTGGTCGGAAACGCAACAAGGTGCGCGTGGCTGTTGCCTTGGCCGCCGCGTTGACCGAGCCGGCAGCTCGCTCGCTTCGCCCGCTTCTGCAGGTGATCGAGGATGCCGTCGAGGCAGCGCAGAATGCCTAA
- the secG gene encoding preprotein translocase subunit SecG, with protein MSVLTAIIAVVHVLVSLALIVLVLLHSGKGGGLSDMFGGGLGATAAGSTVVEKNLDRLTVFASLIFALSTFGLALTID; from the coding sequence TGTCCGTCCTCACCGCCATCATCGCCGTCGTCCACGTGCTCGTGAGCCTGGCGCTCATCGTGCTCGTCCTCCTCCACTCGGGGAAGGGCGGCGGCCTGTCGGACATGTTCGGTGGTGGTCTCGGTGCCACGGCAGCCGGCTCGACGGTGGTGGAGAAGAACCTCGACCGGCTCACCGTGTTCGCGTCGCTGATCTTCGCCCTGAGCACGTTCGGGTTGGCGCTCACCATCGACTGA